The Methanobrevibacter wolinii SH genomic interval TATTATATTTTAATTTATTTTTTTATTTCTCTGATTTTTTATTAAGATTTAGTTATTTTATTAAATTTTAAACTTTTTTTAATTTTTGGTTTTTTATTTAATATAAAAATATTTTATAATTTATAATTATTTATCATTTTTTGGGATTTGTTTAATTTATATATTCATTTTTAAAAAATTTTAGTTTATTTTTTATTTTTTTAAATATTTTTTAATATTTTTTATAATTATTTTATTTTTGTTTTTCAATTTTTCATATTAAATCAAAAGATTTATAATAAATAATCATGATATATTATTCTATAATTCATGAAAATTTTATCATTCATGAAAATTTTATGATTTAAATTTTTTAATTGGGGCTTTTTAAAATGTTTTTAAAAAGAGTTTATTATGGGATAATCTATTTTTTAGATTTATTGTATGAAATTGTCAAAGCTACTTATGATGTATTTATTAGGATAATTCATAAAGATATGATTGAACCTGTTGTTGTTGATATTCATACTGATTTAGAAAGAACTGTTTCTCAAACAATTTTAGCAAACAGTATTACTTTAACTCCAGGCACTTTAACTGTTGATCTTATTCCTGAGGATCAAATAATTAAAGTTGCAACTATAGCTCCAAGAGATACTGAAGATATTATTCCTTTTGAGAAATATATTAAAAAAATGTTGGAATAATTTTCTTTTTAAAATCTTATAATATGTGATAGTATGGAGATACTACTAATTTCAGAATATATTTTAATTATAGCACTTTTATTTATGATGTTAGTTGCTTTAAGACTTTCTTCTAAAAGGAGTATTTTATCTACTTTGATTGGTACTTCTGCAATCACTTTGACAATGGGTGTTTTATTAATCCTTATTGGTGAAGTATTTTCTATTAATTTCTGTAAGGATATAGCACTAGCAATTATATTTTTAGGTGTTGTAGGTACTATAGGTTATGCTGTTGTAGCGAGGAGGACTTAAACTATGTCTTTAATACTTAGTTATATACAATCTATTTTATTAATTATTTCTGCTATTTTAATTGTCTTTGTCGGAATTGGTATTCTTAGATTAAATGATGATTTAAATAATGTAGAATATGCTAAATTGCATATATTAGGAATATTGGATATGGCGTGTGTTTTAGCATTACTTGCATTAAATCAAATTCTTATTGCAATTCTTTACTTTTTAGTAACTCCTTTTGTAGCTCATGCTATTGCTAATGCATATTACTATAGTGAGGATGAACTTAACAACAATAAATGTGGGGATAATAATGATTGAAGTTTTTTTTTAGTTATTATTGTTACTTTAGTAGCTAGTATATTAGCTTTAGTACAAGAAGATTTATTAAAAGTAGCAATTTTATCAGGTATTTCTGGTATTGGTATTGCAGTTTTATTCCAGATTCTTTTATCTCCAGATGTAGCTTTAACACAAGCTATTGTAGGTGGAGCAATTACTCCTGTATTTATTGCTTTAGCTATTAAAAAAACACAGAGGATGGAAGGTGAATAATATGATAATAAGTACTCAATTATTATGTTTATTTACTGCTGGCGCACTTATTGTCATTGGTATTTTTTCAGCTATTTTTATAGACAATATTATTAAAAAAGTAGTTGGGCTTTCATTTATTGAAGAAGGAGTTAACTTATTTATTATATGTTTAACTTATAAAGAAGGAGGAGTTGTTCCTATATTCTTACCTGGAATGAATGCTAATTGGTTTGCACAGAATGCTGCTTATCCATTACCTCAAGCACTTGTATTAACAAGTATTGTTATTGGAGCAAGTACTTTAGCAGTTATGTTAGCTTTAACTATGGTTTTATATAAAAAATATGGTAGCTTAAGTGCTCATAAAATTTTAAATAATAAATATGATATGGGGGATGAAGAATGAATTATTTAATCCCTTTAATGGTAATTTTCCCAATATTTGCAGCTTTACTTATAAACTTATTTGAAAAACATAATAAAACAATTAAGGTCTTATCTTTTATTGTAGGTATTATTCTTCCAATAATTACTTTATTTGCAAATTATGGTTTACATTTCTTTGGTGGACATAAACCACTTATTGATACAAATATTACAGGTTTACCATCATATATAACTGGAACTAATATATATTCAATGCATCCAGCTATTACATATTCATTTACTCCATTAGCTAAAGTATTTATATTTATAATGTGTATTGTTGTATTTTTATCTGTATTTAGCTATTTAACATCAGAAAAAAAAGCATCTGGACCATTTTTATTCCTTGTATTTATGGGAACTGCAGCTGTTAGTGCAATGATGTTGTCTGATGATTTATTTAATATGTATGTATTTTTTGAGATTGCAGCTTTAATTCAAACAGGTATTGTTATTGCATCAAAAGCAGAAGATAATTATGAAACTGCTTTAAAATATATGATTATTGGTTCAATTGGTGGACCTATTTTATTACTTGGTATTACAATTTTACTTGCTATTACAGGTAGTGTGAATATAAGTGATATTGCATTTGTAATAAGCAATGTATTAATTAAATCTCCAAGTTCAAAAGCAGTAGTATTGTTCTCATTTGCATTAATCTTATTTGGTTGGTTATATGCATCTGGTTTCCCACCATTCCATATAATTAAATCATCACTTTATAGTAAATCTGAACCTTATGGATCTTCAATTCTTCAAGGAATGAGTTTACTTACATTAGTTGCTTTCCTTGTTGCAATGGCTAGAATTTTCTATTCAGTTAATATATTTAATGCAGCAATTCTTGTTGTTTCTATTATTGCAATGATTCTTGGAGTTTCAATGGCAGTTATGCAAACAGACTTTAGGAGAATGATTGCATATTTATCTGTTGGGGAATTAGGATTTGTTGGACTTGGATTTGGTTTAGGAACAAAATTCTCTATGACTGCAGGATTATTCCAAGGTGTTAATGAAATGATTGTTACTGCATTATTATTCCTTGGTTTTGGTTCTGTTGTATATTTAACTAATACTTCAAACACTAGAAAACTTGGAGGATTAATTTCTAAAAGTGAATCTATGGCAATTATGGTTTTACTTGGTGGTTTTGCAATGGCAGGTGTTCCTCCATTTAATGGATTCAGAAGTAAATTTATGATTATTCATGCTGCTTTACTTGCAGGATATCCAGAAATTGCAGTTATTGCTATATTAATAAGTATTGCAACATTCTTTGTATTTGTAAAAGCAATACATGGAATCTATTTAAAACCACAACCTAAAGATTTAGAATTTGTACATGATACTATCCCTAAATCTTTAATCTTTTCAGTTGCAGTTTTAACAATTATGTGTTTAATTTTAGGATTATATCCTGAAATTGTAACTGTACCTATTTCACAAGCTTTAGGAGGATTAATCATATGAGTTATTATGATGACTTCTTAAAATTTATTAAGGAAAAATTTTCTAAAAAGCATATGACTAATGAAAATGTTTCAGGAGCTATTGCTTCTGAACTTATTGTTATTTCATCATTATTAGTTATGGCTTTATTACTTAGACATATAAGTGTATTATTAACTGGTATTGTAATAATTGTTCTTATATTATTAATTGTAAGTAATTTACCTCTATCTATTAAATTATTTGATGAACAAGATGATTCATTAGATAAAATGATGTTTTATACTATTATGGCATTAGGTATTATAGTTAGTTTAATTTACTGGGGTGGTTTCTGATGGCAGATTCTATAAGAAAAGTATTAGCATCAGTAATAACTATACTCTTCTCTGTATCATTATTTGATGCATTATTTAAAATTAGTAAGATTATTACTCCGGGTATAAGTAAAGTTTATAATTTCCTTGGAACTCAAATTGAACCAAACATGGTTACTTTAATTGTATTTGATTGGAGAGGTTATGATACTTTAGGTGAATCTTTAATTTTAGTAACTGCAGTTTTAGTTGTTTTACTTGTATTTGGTAGAGGAAGACTTAAAGGAGATGACCAAAATGAGTAGTAAAGATGATGATATGAGTCCAATTCTTAAAATCTTTGCATTACCTGCTTCATTTATCTTTATTTGTGCAGGAATTTTAACTATACTTGGAGGACATATAACTCCTGGTGGAGGTTTCCAAGGTGGAGCAATGATTTCTGCTGGTATAATATTATGTATTTTAGTATTTGGTTTAGATAATTCTCCTATTGAACTCTCTGGTGATTTTATATCTACTATTGAATCTATTGGTGCTTTAGGATATGTCATTTTAGGATTAGTTGGTTTATATTTCGGAGGATCATTTTTATATAATGTAGGTACTGATTTTTATTCAATAGTACCAAGTTATATTGTACATATTTTCCATTATCCTGATGTTACAAATGCAGGTATTGTTCCATATTTTAATATTTTAGTAGGTTTAAAAGTATTTGTAGGTTTAACTGCTATAGTAATAGCATTTATGGCTTTTAGATCTTTAAGTGATGAGAAAGAGGAGGAAGAAAATGATTAATTGGGGACCTATAATATTTGGTTTTATATTTGGTTGTATAATTGGATCTAGATTTAGATTAGATAATTATTTTAATAAAACTTCTCTTCTTGTAATATTTATTGTAGCCTTAGTTGTAGCTTATTTAGAAGGAGCATTTCCATTTTATACCGACTTTACATTTGCTACAGGTTTTGTTTCTGCAGCTATTGCTTTAGTTATTACAAATTTAATCTTTGGAAGGAAAAAAAATTCTAATTCAGGAAAAAATACTGATTAAGGAAGTATGATTATGTTTTTATCTACAAATAAATGTGATGGAACTGGAGAGTGTATTAAACGTTGTCCTACTGAAGCTATACATTTAGTAAATGGTAGGGCATTTAGTTGTATTACTTGTGGTGCTTGTTATCGTTCTTGTCCAAATGATGCTATTTATAAAAATAGATATGGTGGATTTGTAGTTGATAGAGCAAAGTGTAATGGTTGTGGAATTTGCCAATATAATTGTCCTATAAACAATATTGAAATTACAGAAGATGGTGTTGTTAAAGGAATTTGTGCTCGTTGTGGTGCTTGTGTAGATTCTTGTCCAAATGGTGCTAGAATTGATGGTTTTACTTTATTTAAAACTAAACAATTAAATTATTTAAAATCTTTTGGTGTTGAACTTCCTGAGATGAATACTCCAACAATTTTTAATAATAAAACAGTTTCACGGCTTTCTATAAATACTAATATTGATGATTGTATTTTATGTGGTCGATGTGATTATTACTGTCCAACTAATGCAATTAATGTTACTATTGACAAGTCTGAAGGTATCTGTAATAATTGTGGTGTATGTGAGGATGTTTGTCCTACTAATTCAATAAAAAATGGAATAATAAATCATGATACTTGTAGTAAATGTTTAAAATGTCTTAAATCTTGTCCAAGTCATGCTATTAAATTTGAAGATTTTAAAATAAACATTGTTAAATTAAATCAAGAGAAAAATGATGGATCAATTGTATCTTGTTTAAACTGTGGATTATGTGAAGAATTAGTAGAAGGAGATTCCTTAGTTAAAATCAATAATAAATTAGTCTTTGATCCTAGTAAAGATTTTGATTCTTGTGATTTTGATGAAGCTATTAAAAAATGTCCAGTTTCTACTTTACATTTAAATAATGAAAGTGTTAATATTAATGGAATAATTAAAGATTCTTTACTTGAAGGTTATTGTGTATTATGTGGAAATTGTATTAATGTTTGTAATCAAGATGCACGTTATTTCACTACTGTAGAATGGGATGGTTCAGTATCTGATGATTGTATTCGTTGTGGTACTTGTGCAGAAGTATGTCCTCATGATTTAATCACTCTTACTAAAGATGGAATTCTTGTTGATTTAGATAATTGTATTTTATGTGAAACCTGTGGGATATATTGTCCTAAAGATGCAATTAAAACAACTACTCTTGCTAAAAAAGAAGTTCTCGATGGATTTAATCAAATTGATCCTAAATCTTGTATTTATTGTAAATTGTGTTATGATATTTGTCCAGAAGGGGCTATTGTTGATAATGGAGATAGTGTATCTGTTGATGAGGATAAATGTATTTATTGTGGAGCATGTTACAATATTTGTACATCAAAAGCAATTATATTTGATAGAAGTTTTGTTAATAAAAATCAGGTGTTTTAAATGAAAAATTTGATTAGAATAATGTTAGAAGGTGCTTTTTCTAACATTAAAAGAATTTTCTTTGCTTCAGATAGAGTAACTGATATGAAGTTAAGGGAAGATATCTTAAATGGTAATGTTAAACCTGAAACAAAAGTTGATGTTGATTCTTGTATTGGTTGTGGAGGTTGTGCTAATGTTTGCCCTACTGGAGCTATTACTATGAAAAAATTAAGTCAAGCTGAATGGTTAGCTGATGGTTGGGTTAAAAAAGAAATTCCAGAATTAGATTCAAGTAAATGTGTTGTATGTTATTGGTGTCATGATTTTTGTCCAATTTATGCATTGTTTGGATTACCTGCATCAATACATCCTAATTCTGTTGGAGAATTCAGTACTTCACCTAAAGATTTAATTGAAAAACCATTTAGGATACCTGAAGATAAAATTCAATTTATATCACAATATTTATCTGATAAAACTATTATTAAAAATCATGAAAAAAAATAAAATTGATTATTATTTATTAAAATTATTGTTATAGGAAGGTTGTTATGAGTTTAAAAACATATTCAAGAGCAAGAGCTATACATGTTATGCTAGTTTATACTGGTGGATGTAATGGTTGTGATATTGAAATAGTTAATTCTATACTTTCACCAAAATTTGATGCAGAGCAGTATAAAGTATTTTTAACATGGAATCCTCGTGAAGCAGATGTTTTAGTTGTAACTGGTCCTGTTACTCATTTAAATAAAAATCCGTTAATTAAAATTTACAATGCTATACCTGATCCTAAAATTGTTGTTGCTGCTGGTTCATGTGCATTAATGGGTGGAGTTTATAAAAATATTCATGGAGATATTCCATCTGAAGAAATAGAAGGTCCTGTTGATAAAATTATTCCTGTTGATGCTAAGATTCCAGGATGTTCTGTAAGGCCAAAAGATATTTTATCTGGTGTAGTTTCAATTTTACCAAAATTATTAGATGCAGATTAATTATTATTAATTCATATGGTTAAAAAAATTTAAGGGAGTTTAAAAATGATTGAAGATAAAAAGCCAAGTAAAGGTCAATTCATTGAGACAGAAGTTCCAATGGGTACTGTTCACCCTGCTGCTTTAGAACCATATCGTGTTAGATTTTTTGTAGAGGATGAAATTATTCAGGAAGCAGAAATCACAATTGGTGTAAACCATAGAGGTGTTGAAAGGATTATGGAAGGACTTCCTGTAGAAAAAGCTAATGCTTTAACTGAAAAGATATGTGGAATATGTTCTAATATTCATACATGGAATTCAGTATTAGTAGCAGAAAAAGGTTTAAATGTTGATGTTCCTGATAGAGCAAATTATATAAGAGTTATAATGGGTGAACTTGAGAGATTACATAGTCACTTACTATATTTAGCTCATGGTTGTGAAGTTTTAGGGCATGAAACATTTTCAATGAGAGTTTTTTATATTAGGGAAACTGTAATGGAATTACTTAATATGATTGGAGGAAATAGAGTTCAATATGGTGTCTCTCTTATTGGAGGAGTAAGACCTAGATGTGAACTTAATGATATGAGAATCCAAAAACTTGAAGAAGGTATGGATACACTTGAAAAAAATTTTAAAAACTTCGTTGATAGGTTTGTTGCAGATCCAATGGTTAATTCAAGAATTGAAGGTGTAGGATTTTTATCTCTTAAACAAGCTAAAAAATTAGAAGTTACTGGACCTTGTATTCGTGCATGTGGTTATGAACATGATTTAAGAACTGAGATGGAACAGTATAATGATTTTGATTTTGATGTTGTATGTCTTGATGGTTGTGATGTAAAATCTAATCTTTTAGTAAGGGCATTAGAATGTTTTGAGTCAATTAAGATTATAAGACAAGCTGTTAAAAATCTTCCTAATGGCCCTATAGTTAATAGGTCATGGGAGATGAGTGATTGTGGTATAATAAAACATTATATTGAAGCTCCAAGAGGAACATTATATGATTCATATTCTTTAGAAGATGGACGAGTTAGAAGTTCTATTATTAGAACTCCTTCTTTAACAAATATTGGAGCTACTCAATATGCTTGTATTGGAAATCATATTACTGATGGTCAATTATGTATAGTACAATGTGATCCATGTTTTACTTGTACAGATAGAGCTTTTGAAATTATAAATTTATAGAGGGAAAAATATGGTAGATATAAGTGTTTTGTATTCAATTATTGGAGTAATTATCACTTTAATTGTTTGTTTCATAATTGGATCATTTTTACCAGGTATTGAAAGAAAATTTGTTCATGCAAGAATTCAGCAACGTATTGGTCCGCCATTTACAGTTCCAGGTATTGTAGCACCAATTAAATTCATTTTTAAAAAGAATTTAGAACCTAACTCTCCAGCTCCTGGAATTTATAAATCATTACCTTTAGTTAGTTTTTTAGCTATAATATTTATATTATTATTTTTAACTCCACAAATGTATCCTATTTTCTTATTGAGTAATATTATTGCTATTGTTGGATTGTTAAAAGTAGAAGAGGTTAGTTATGTATTTATGGGTGCTTTATCTAAATCTGTTATGTCATTATCTATGAAGTTTCCAGATTTAGTTAAAGGTGCAGCTCATAAAGATGTAATTAGGTCTCATATTGAGGATATTAGTTCTAAAAGATCTCTTAGAATGATTACTTATGGTTCATTCCCATTATATTTAGCATTGTTTGTTCCTATTGTATGTTCTGGAAGTCTTTATATTTCAGATATTGTTAAATATCAACAAATTCATGGGCCTTTCTTATTTACTACTGCAGGTATTTTAGCTGCAATAGTGTTCTTTATTGGATCTATGGTTATAATGAATGAATGTCCATTTAATATAATTGAAGCAGAATCTGATGTTATTCAAGGACCATATATGGAATATTCTGCAGGTTATCGTTCAGTTATTTATTGGACTAAAGGTTTATTAATGTTTACATTAGCTGCATTATTTACAATATTTTTCATTGGTTTCCCTCTTAATATTTTCTCATGGAATATTATATTGTTTATAGTTGTTGCTTTAATATACACATTAATTGTTGGAATTTTAAGTGCATTTACACCAATATTTATTAATAGACAATTATATCCAATTATAATTTCTTCAACACTTCTTGGTGTTCTTGCAATTGTTATAGGAATTTTGGTTTAGAGTGATAAAAATGAAATTTGTAATGAGACCTTATCATATCTTAAGTTTAGGTGGATATATTGTAGAAAGAAATTTTCCATATAGAAATTTAATAATTGTAAATAAAACACCTGAACCTATTAAAATGGAAGTTCCTGTATTTGAGGAATCTTGGATTGAGGAACATAGAAAATTAGGTTTAGAAGTTATTCCTGTAAAAGAAGAAGATAATTATCTTATGATGTTTAAAAAAGCACATGCTGAATTAGATAAAATTAAGGCTAATTTATAATTCTTTTTATTCAATAACTTTTTTTTAATTTTATAATACTCTTTTTTATATTTTGATTTATATAATATAATATTAATTAATTTTTTTAAAAATCGTGATATAATGTCTAATTATTCAATAAGTATTAAATCTCAAGAAGAACCGGGAGTTTTAGAAAAAATTACTGATATTATTGCTGACCATAATATCAATATAGTTTATCTTTATCTCTTTGTTGAAAACAATACTAAAGGAAATATTAATTTAGAAATTGAAAATGTTTCTGATATTGATGCTTTAATAAATGACTTAAAAGCTTTAGACGCTGTTGAAACTGTGGAAATTTATGCATCTCAAGAAGATGTATTTGGAAAACGTATTATTATTTATGGTGGAGGAGCACAAGTATCTCAAGTTGCTTTAGGTGCAATTACAGAAGCAGATAGACATAATATTCGTGGTGAACGAATTAGTGTTGATACATTACCTGTTGTTGGTGAAGATAATATTGCAGAGGCAGTTAATGAGTTATCTAGAATTCCAAGGGTTAGTGTTCTTGTTCTTGCAGGTTCTTTAATGGGTGGGAGAATCGTTGATGAAATTAAAAAAATTAAAAAACAAAAAGATTTAACTGTTATAAGTTTAAACATGCCTGGTAGTGTTGTTGATGTTGCTGATTTAGTTGTAACTGATCCAATACAAGCTGGTGTTATGGCAGTAATGCAAATAGCAGATACTGCAGTTTTTGATTATAATATACTTAAAAAAAATCATAGAAAATTTTAATTTAATCTTAAAATCACATATCAATAGGATTTGTAAATTCTTCTTGACAAATTTCTTTATATTCACATTTTTTACATTTATTTAATTCATATCTTACTGTTGGTATTTCATTATTTATTATTATTCTTTTTATAGAATCAAGTATTCTAAATAAACTTTTTCTAAGATTTGCATCTACTACAACAGTTCTTCTTTCTGCAAAATTAAGATATTCTACAAATCCAACATATACATCTGTTTCAAATTCTTCTTCTATTAAAATACTATTACATGCAATTTCAATTGCATCATTATCCCATACTCCTTGTATTGGAGGAGTATTAAATTTATAAATTATTGGATAATATTTTCCTTTGATTATTTCTATTTTATCTATGGTTCCATTGATATCTAATTGTGAATCTCTTAAAAAATAGTTATACATTGATGTTGGATATATTATTTTATTTATATCATATCCATTTTTATTTGTTAAAATCATGAATCGTTTTACTCTTATTGATAATAATTTAATATTAAATTTACTTTCTTCAAGTAAATCTACTTTATATTTTTCAAAATCTACATTATCATATTCTTTGTACTTAAATATTTCATTTAACCTAGTTATTATATAGTATTTGATGTTTTTATTTAGTTCTTCCTCAATAGTTTCAACAGTCATAGATTTATTTATTCTTTTTAAATTTTTTTGTATAATGTCTTTTATATCAATTCTTAACTCTTTAATCTCTTTATTAAATTTATATCTTTTATTCTCTTCATTTTTTTGAATATTTTTTTGATAATATAAATTTAAAGGACAATACATATATGTTTTTATTGTGTTTAAATTAATCATTGTATCACTTCTTATATTTAATGATGTGAAATTATTGTATTAAATTATAAATTGGATAATATTTAAATATTTAAGTATAAAACTATTATAATCTTTTATTTTAAAAAAATATTTAATTACACACTATTATTTAGCTTTAAAAAATATTTTAGATTAAAAAAATAGTGTTTTTTGTTTAAGAATTGAATTTTTTCTGTATAAAAATAGTTTTTCTATTATTTAATGTATTTTTCTATAACAATGATTTTTATATTATATAAAAATTGAATTTCTTCTCTATAAAAATAGTTTCTATCTATAATTTTTACTTAATAATATTAAAAATAGTATAAATTAAAATTAGTTTAAAGTTTTTTAATTAATTTAATTAATAAAAAATATAATTAAATAGAATAGGATATTCTATTTATTAGTTTATATAATATTCCTTATATATGCTAGACTGGACTTTCTTTAAGTTTGATGTATTCTCCTAAAGATTCTCTTGTAGAACCTACAAGTATTCTATATTTAGGTTTTTCTCCCTTAGTAATAACTTTTTCAAGTTTACCTCTAGCTACTGCATGTTCATTTTCAAATACTTCTCCAGCATAAGTATGGGTAAATGAAGCAAGTTTGCTAATTTTTACATTAGGTCCTTCTAATACTTTAACATCTTTTATATCATATACTGCAGGATTATCCATAAATTCAAGTGCATTACTTATAGTACATTCAACTTTAGCAACACCTTGTGGTTCATAGATTGTATCTTCCCATTCTCCTTCAATTTCATCAAAGTTTCTAGTACATAATATATCAAATAATGTTCCTCTAATTACTCCTCTATTGAATTTTCTTGATTCATACCAACAAAATTCTTCTTTACTTAAACTATCATCTTTGATTCTTTTATGGTATAAACGTTCCCAAAATTGATTTTGAATTGGATTTAGTACTATTTTTCTTTTAGAATCTCCTTCTCCTACTTCTACTTCTTGATCATGGTATTTTTTAAAAGTATTCACTGCTTTTCTATGATTTTCAAGTCCATATACTACAAAATCTAAATCTGAACTTTCTGTTTTTTGAAGTCCTGGACATGTAGAACCAGAGATACCTAAATTTTCATAATCAATACCAGCAATATAATGGAAAAAGTCAGATAAATCAATTAATTTATTTCTTGTTTCATCAGATACTTTAGTATCTTTACCTTCTCTAATTTCTTTAAGACGATTTTCTGGTCTTATAATTTCATCTACTTTTTCAATAGGTACTCCCATCATTTCTACATTAGTGACTTCAGAGTAATAAAAGTATTCTGGATAATTTTCTCTTAAATATTTATAAGCTTCTTCTGAATTTACTTTTGAGTATCTTTTTCCGTTTTTTTCTCTATCTCCATTTGGATCTGGAATATATCTTAAAAAACAGATTATCCTATTATCAGGATGTAAATAATTTG includes:
- a CDS encoding MnhB domain-containing protein, which translates into the protein MSPILKIFALPASFIFICAGILTILGGHITPGGGFQGGAMISAGIILCILVFGLDNSPIELSGDFISTIESIGALGYVILGLVGLYFGGSFLYNVGTDFYSIVPSYIVHIFHYPDVTNAGIVPYFNILVGLKVFVGLTAIVIAFMAFRSLSDEKEEEEND
- the ehbF gene encoding energy conserving hydrogenase EhbF → MNYLIPLMVIFPIFAALLINLFEKHNKTIKVLSFIVGIILPIITLFANYGLHFFGGHKPLIDTNITGLPSYITGTNIYSMHPAITYSFTPLAKVFIFIMCIVVFLSVFSYLTSEKKASGPFLFLVFMGTAAVSAMMLSDDLFNMYVFFEIAALIQTGIVIASKAEDNYETALKYMIIGSIGGPILLLGITILLAITGSVNISDIAFVISNVLIKSPSSKAVVLFSFALILFGWLYASGFPPFHIIKSSLYSKSEPYGSSILQGMSLLTLVAFLVAMARIFYSVNIFNAAILVVSIIAMILGVSMAVMQTDFRRMIAYLSVGELGFVGLGFGLGTKFSMTAGLFQGVNEMIVTALLFLGFGSVVYLTNTSNTRKLGGLISKSESMAIMVLLGGFAMAGVPPFNGFRSKFMIIHAALLAGYPEIAVIAILISIATFFVFVKAIHGIYLKPQPKDLEFVHDTIPKSLIFSVAVLTIMCLILGLYPEIVTVPISQALGGLII
- a CDS encoding respiratory chain complex I subunit 1 family protein, producing MVDISVLYSIIGVIITLIVCFIIGSFLPGIERKFVHARIQQRIGPPFTVPGIVAPIKFIFKKNLEPNSPAPGIYKSLPLVSFLAIIFILLFLTPQMYPIFLLSNIIAIVGLLKVEEVSYVFMGALSKSVMSLSMKFPDLVKGAAHKDVIRSHIEDISSKRSLRMITYGSFPLYLALFVPIVCSGSLYISDIVKYQQIHGPFLFTTAGILAAIVFFIGSMVIMNECPFNIIEAESDVIQGPYMEYSAGYRSVIYWTKGLLMFTLAALFTIFFIGFPLNIFSWNIILFIVVALIYTLIVGILSAFTPIFINRQLYPIIISSTLLGVLAIVIGILV
- a CDS encoding cation:proton antiporter subunit C, coding for MISTQLLCLFTAGALIVIGIFSAIFIDNIIKKVVGLSFIEEGVNLFIICLTYKEGGVVPIFLPGMNANWFAQNAAYPLPQALVLTSIVIGASTLAVMLALTMVLYKKYGSLSAHKILNNKYDMGDEE
- a CDS encoding 4Fe-4S binding protein; translation: MFLSTNKCDGTGECIKRCPTEAIHLVNGRAFSCITCGACYRSCPNDAIYKNRYGGFVVDRAKCNGCGICQYNCPINNIEITEDGVVKGICARCGACVDSCPNGARIDGFTLFKTKQLNYLKSFGVELPEMNTPTIFNNKTVSRLSINTNIDDCILCGRCDYYCPTNAINVTIDKSEGICNNCGVCEDVCPTNSIKNGIINHDTCSKCLKCLKSCPSHAIKFEDFKINIVKLNQEKNDGSIVSCLNCGLCEELVEGDSLVKINNKLVFDPSKDFDSCDFDEAIKKCPVSTLHLNNESVNINGIIKDSLLEGYCVLCGNCINVCNQDARYFTTVEWDGSVSDDCIRCGTCAEVCPHDLITLTKDGILVDLDNCILCETCGIYCPKDAIKTTTLAKKEVLDGFNQIDPKSCIYCKLCYDICPEGAIVDNGDSVSVDEDKCIYCGACYNICTSKAIIFDRSFVNKNQVF
- a CDS encoding 4Fe-4S binding protein, producing MKNLIRIMLEGAFSNIKRIFFASDRVTDMKLREDILNGNVKPETKVDVDSCIGCGGCANVCPTGAITMKKLSQAEWLADGWVKKEIPELDSSKCVVCYWCHDFCPIYALFGLPASIHPNSVGEFSTSPKDLIEKPFRIPEDKIQFISQYLSDKTIIKNHEKK
- a CDS encoding energy-converting hydrogenase B subunit P encodes the protein MKFVMRPYHILSLGGYIVERNFPYRNLIIVNKTPEPIKMEVPVFEESWIEEHRKLGLEVIPVKEEDNYLMMFKKAHAELDKIKANL
- a CDS encoding hydrogenase large subunit, translated to MIEDKKPSKGQFIETEVPMGTVHPAALEPYRVRFFVEDEIIQEAEITIGVNHRGVERIMEGLPVEKANALTEKICGICSNIHTWNSVLVAEKGLNVDVPDRANYIRVIMGELERLHSHLLYLAHGCEVLGHETFSMRVFYIRETVMELLNMIGGNRVQYGVSLIGGVRPRCELNDMRIQKLEEGMDTLEKNFKNFVDRFVADPMVNSRIEGVGFLSLKQAKKLEVTGPCIRACGYEHDLRTEMEQYNDFDFDVVCLDGCDVKSNLLVRALECFESIKIIRQAVKNLPNGPIVNRSWEMSDCGIIKHYIEAPRGTLYDSYSLEDGRVRSSIIRTPSLTNIGATQYACIGNHITDGQLCIVQCDPCFTCTDRAFEIINL
- a CDS encoding monovalent cation/H(+) antiporter subunit G, giving the protein MSLILSYIQSILLIISAILIVFVGIGILRLNDDLNNVEYAKLHILGILDMACVLALLALNQILIAILYFLVTPFVAHAIANAYYYSEDELNNNKCGDNND
- a CDS encoding NADH-quinone oxidoreductase subunit B family protein, with product MSLKTYSRARAIHVMLVYTGGCNGCDIEIVNSILSPKFDAEQYKVFLTWNPREADVLVVTGPVTHLNKNPLIKIYNAIPDPKIVVAAGSCALMGGVYKNIHGDIPSEEIEGPVDKIIPVDAKIPGCSVRPKDILSGVVSILPKLLDAD
- a CDS encoding DUF4040 domain-containing protein: MIVTLVASILALVQEDLLKVAILSGISGIGIAVLFQILLSPDVALTQAIVGGAITPVFIALAIKKTQRMEGE
- a CDS encoding Na+/H+ antiporter subunit E, with amino-acid sequence MFLKRVYYGIIYFLDLLYEIVKATYDVFIRIIHKDMIEPVVVDIHTDLERTVSQTILANSITLTPGTLTVDLIPEDQIIKVATIAPRDTEDIIPFEKYIKKMLE